A single genomic interval of Zobellia nedashkovskayae harbors:
- a CDS encoding lamin tail domain-containing protein, producing MIIFLMTVECFAQPSNDDYANAINVSSLINTCSADAAYTTVGATPDLNAGSNWNNGGPLHNVWFSFVATTNQINITVDIGGTKGSQARTQLALWEADGITELTSDNYYPVFTDVDVDVDYIGLTVGNTYYISVDGFNNSSPGTFTLCLNDAVNYDFYEGAIDVDYLINNCSNDAEFSTDGATPDRNAGLYWDNSGPVQNRWFKFTAPNTDQFNVTVDIGDVANGPKGNQYRTQIAIWEADGTTEVSSTRYSSQYANVTLGVPGLTAGDTYYISIDVTSEFSAGTFTLCLDANDKQGNIVINEVLFDETSSGAEGNDEFIELYNAGITAVDLAGWKLMDGNLFVVDEIDFSGSITGNSDPFLFSCSGSQICSGSTILQPGDYAVIWVGSQSTSKNAPNATFQAWLDKTSKLNNTGDDIWLYDSNTTLVDYIAYGTNSGINQPPLPVIWNTSVQATLDNAGDGQSISLSPNGVDGDSSDCWEPTTSAQASGRCSGYLPTYDTDTSARIASPGGDNNDPDTDKDGISDSVDLDDDNDGILDEDECLRTSNLVGNGDFSNWIFYSDANNPGWTGSGNQWNLDANRAWFPQWNGTGTASFYQTINVSAGSENSITFNVGANTSYNNEVALNVLVDGATMFSETSNQIVATNGGQSQNGNATSNMVSRTFVFTPVSNTITLRFDGISTSGNHDMMYVDNVILTTGCSDSDGDGILNVFDLDSDNDGIYDVVEAGHDEGTHTDGRLTEVVGSDGVPDSVQDVGQEDSGVVNYTISDSDSDSMPDFIELDSDGDGCNDVIEAGYSESSTISGELSGTGYDTVTGVVVDNSDGYTTPLDENGNSVYDYRESGVAPAITNQPEDVYVVQGADATFLVEATGGNLRYQWQLSIDNGLSYTDISGANNSSYTITNVPGSLDGNYYRVVVSDLSFSCISRTSESAILIILLDNDNDGIANANDLDDDNDGIPDEDELSSAANNSQSDCTGETLLDFSATASLVSGTALQQGAVYRIPNITTGIDALVTIAQTNNATVAALDNNDSEANAFRPQTSFNLANVGDVGYIEYTIRFVNSGGTTPAVVEKFFMNFNDIDGNSNYAEQSWSDNPTNYIVSDPTELTMTIDNSWTVGTSGTNEYDGAGNSNPEVNFGVSYNSKSEVSIRVGVVARSAGASAGGRQHNIEFSCLTNYENPTVYGVDSDSDGIPDYLDLDSDNDGIYDAVEAGHNSPHVNGVVSGNYGDNGLADVVETSAESGTLNYSITNTDSAENPDFLDTDSDNDGCSDANEAYADANADGGDNEYYDIGSPPSIDANGLVTAASYSVPQDIDGNSSYDYQEAGAPTITEQPADISICPGCTGSFTIVTTNTDTFQWQFYNGSSWVDLTDTGIHSGTNTTTLTITNVTPSDNGNQYRVVISSSTFICASETSNTAILTVAATSVITNRRITYRVKKN from the coding sequence GTGATTATATTTTTAATGACAGTGGAATGCTTTGCCCAACCCTCTAATGATGATTATGCAAACGCAATAAATGTATCGTCCCTAATAAATACTTGTTCTGCTGATGCAGCTTACACTACAGTAGGTGCTACACCTGATTTAAATGCTGGAAGCAATTGGAACAATGGCGGTCCGCTACATAATGTATGGTTTAGTTTTGTTGCTACTACAAATCAGATAAATATTACTGTTGATATTGGTGGGACTAAAGGAAGCCAGGCTCGTACTCAGTTAGCGCTATGGGAAGCTGATGGTATTACTGAACTTACTAGTGATAATTACTACCCCGTTTTTACTGACGTTGACGTTGATGTGGACTATATAGGTTTAACCGTAGGAAATACCTATTATATCTCTGTAGATGGTTTTAATAATTCTTCTCCAGGTACATTTACGCTTTGTTTAAATGATGCAGTAAATTATGACTTTTACGAAGGGGCAATTGATGTAGATTATCTAATTAATAACTGTTCAAACGATGCTGAGTTTTCTACTGATGGAGCAACACCAGATAGAAATGCTGGCCTATATTGGGATAATAGTGGCCCAGTACAAAACCGCTGGTTTAAGTTTACGGCACCAAATACTGATCAGTTTAATGTAACTGTAGATATTGGTGATGTGGCAAACGGACCAAAAGGAAACCAGTATAGAACACAAATCGCCATTTGGGAAGCAGATGGTACTACCGAGGTGAGTAGTACAAGGTATTCAAGTCAATATGCAAATGTTACGCTTGGGGTTCCAGGATTAACTGCTGGAGATACGTATTATATTTCTATAGATGTTACCAGTGAATTTTCGGCAGGTACTTTTACCTTATGTCTAGATGCAAATGATAAGCAAGGCAATATTGTAATTAACGAAGTACTTTTTGACGAAACAAGTTCTGGAGCAGAAGGAAACGATGAATTTATAGAACTTTATAATGCAGGAATTACAGCTGTTGATTTAGCAGGGTGGAAATTGATGGATGGTAATTTATTTGTAGTTGATGAAATTGATTTTTCTGGGAGTATTACAGGTAATTCAGATCCATTTTTATTTAGTTGCAGTGGTTCGCAAATATGCTCAGGGTCTACCATATTACAACCGGGTGACTACGCGGTTATATGGGTTGGTTCTCAAAGTACATCAAAAAATGCACCCAATGCAACATTTCAGGCTTGGTTAGACAAAACATCAAAGCTGAACAATACTGGTGATGACATATGGTTGTATGATTCTAATACAACCTTGGTTGATTATATAGCTTATGGAACAAATAGTGGAATAAACCAACCACCACTTCCTGTTATCTGGAATACTAGTGTTCAAGCAACATTAGATAACGCAGGAGATGGACAATCCATAAGTTTAAGTCCAAACGGAGTTGATGGTGATAGTTCTGATTGCTGGGAGCCTACAACAAGTGCTCAAGCATCGGGTAGGTGTAGTGGTTATTTACCAACATATGATACCGATACCTCAGCAAGAATAGCAAGCCCTGGTGGAGATAATAATGATCCAGATACAGATAAAGATGGTATTTCAGATTCGGTAGATTTGGATGATGATAATGATGGTATTTTAGATGAAGACGAGTGTTTACGTACGTCAAATTTAGTCGGCAACGGAGATTTTTCAAATTGGATTTTCTATTCAGATGCTAATAACCCTGGTTGGACGGGTAGTGGAAACCAATGGAATTTAGACGCAAATAGAGCTTGGTTTCCTCAATGGAACGGAACCGGTACAGCATCATTCTACCAAACAATTAATGTATCTGCAGGCAGTGAAAATAGTATAACTTTTAATGTAGGTGCGAATACTAGTTACAATAACGAAGTTGCCTTAAATGTTTTAGTTGATGGCGCCACAATGTTCTCAGAAACATCAAACCAAATAGTAGCAACTAATGGGGGGCAATCTCAAAATGGGAACGCTACTTCAAATATGGTCTCAAGAACTTTTGTTTTTACTCCAGTATCAAATACAATTACATTAAGGTTTGATGGTATTTCTACATCAGGAAATCATGATATGATGTATGTTGATAATGTAATTTTAACTACGGGCTGTTCTGATTCAGATGGAGATGGTATTCTTAATGTTTTCGATTTAGATAGTGATAATGATGGCATTTACGATGTAGTAGAAGCCGGTCATGATGAAGGAACACATACCGATGGTAGATTAACAGAAGTTGTTGGCTCAGATGGTGTGCCTGATTCCGTTCAAGATGTAGGACAAGAGGATAGTGGTGTGGTGAATTATACAATAAGCGATTCAGATTCCGATAGTATGCCGGATTTTATTGAATTAGATAGTGATGGAGATGGTTGTAATGATGTAATAGAGGCTGGTTATAGCGAGAGTAGTACAATTTCAGGGGAATTGTCAGGAACGGGATATGACACAGTTACGGGAGTAGTTGTAGATAATTCAGACGGCTATACTACACCTTTGGATGAAAATGGTAATTCCGTTTATGATTATAGAGAATCTGGAGTTGCCCCAGCCATAACAAATCAGCCGGAAGATGTATATGTAGTACAAGGTGCCGATGCCACTTTCTTGGTAGAAGCTACTGGTGGCAATCTTAGGTATCAATGGCAACTTAGTATTGATAATGGACTCAGCTATACTGATATTTCAGGTGCAAACAATAGCAGTTATACTATAACCAATGTCCCTGGCTCGTTAGATGGCAATTACTATAGAGTGGTGGTTTCCGATTTGTCTTTTAGCTGTATTTCAAGAACCTCGGAAAGTGCTATTCTAATTATTTTACTCGATAATGATAATGATGGTATTGCCAATGCTAATGACTTAGATGATGATAATGATGGTATTCCAGATGAAGATGAATTAAGTTCGGCTGCTAATAATTCACAGAGTGATTGTACAGGAGAAACCTTATTAGATTTCAGTGCAACAGCAAGCTTAGTTTCTGGTACTGCACTGCAACAAGGTGCAGTATATAGAATACCAAACATTACTACAGGCATTGATGCTTTGGTAACCATAGCTCAAACGAACAATGCAACGGTTGCTGCTTTAGATAATAATGACTCAGAAGCAAATGCATTTAGACCTCAGACTTCTTTCAATCTGGCCAACGTGGGAGATGTTGGTTATATTGAATATACTATCCGTTTTGTAAATAGTGGAGGTACTACACCGGCAGTGGTTGAAAAGTTCTTCATGAATTTTAATGATATTGATGGAAACAGTAATTATGCAGAGCAATCGTGGAGCGATAATCCAACGAACTATATTGTTTCCGATCCAACAGAACTCACCATGACCATAGATAACTCTTGGACGGTAGGTACGTCTGGAACAAATGAGTATGATGGTGCTGGCAATAGTAATCCAGAAGTGAATTTTGGTGTAAGTTATAACTCCAAATCAGAAGTTTCAATTCGTGTTGGTGTTGTCGCTAGATCGGCAGGAGCATCTGCTGGAGGTAGGCAACATAATATCGAATTTAGTTGTTTGACTAATTATGAAAACCCTACAGTGTACGGTGTTGACTCAGATTCTGACGGCATTCCTGATTATCTTGATTTAGATAGTGATAATGACGGTATTTATGATGCGGTAGAAGCGGGTCACAATAGTCCACATGTTAATGGTGTTGTGAGCGGAAATTATGGTGACAATGGTCTTGCTGATGTAGTTGAAACTTCCGCTGAAAGCGGAACTTTGAATTATAGTATAACTAATACTGATAGTGCTGAAAACCCAGATTTTTTAGATACGGATAGCGATAATGATGGGTGTAGTGATGCTAACGAAGCCTACGCAGATGCGAATGCGGATGGGGGAGATAATGAGTATTATGATATTGGATCGCCTCCAAGTATAGATGCAAATGGTCTCGTAACTGCAGCTTCCTATTCGGTTCCACAAGATATTGACGGTAATAGTAGCTATGATTATCAAGAAGCAGGTGCACCTACAATAACAGAACAACCTGCAGATATTTCTATATGCCCCGGATGTACTGGTAGTTTCACTATAGTTACAACAAATACGGATACATTTCAATGGCAGTTTTATAATGGCAGTAGTTGGGTAGATTTGACAGATACGGGTATTCATTCAGGCACAAATACAACTACTTTAACGATTACTAATGTTACTCCTTCCGATAATGGAAACCAGTATAGGGTTGTTATTTCAAGTTCAACTTTTATATGTGCGAGCGAGACATCCAATACCGCTATTTTAACAGTTGCCGCCACTTCAGTAATTACCAATAGAAGAATAACCTATCGAGTAAAAAAGAATTGA
- a CDS encoding Calx-beta domain-containing protein encodes MLLNPTKFLFVLIALLFSFQLVAQETYLDTFTSTFYGSNEGTQNFSSDWIEQNDDGNAWGGRIQITGGQLRFRNMDSSYIYRFVPLAGASSATLTLDYDANSAGGEAIDVYIYNADTNQWGFVQRINGGTGSLTYNLTAAEIASNPAIIFYRGDTNWQNNDTIFIDNVQFSATFGSEVLVDDVTVNENAGTATFTVRHGGSAASGPYSVNYTTTNISATAGQDYTASSGTLNFDGTIWDTETITIFITDDTIFEGDETFSFSFTSTSDPNVDITDTAIGTILANDALIINDGGSATTCDDIFLDSGGISNYSDNEDLVYTICPDTADNYTQVNFDQFDVISGDILYVYDGNNTGATLIGQYDNDNVPTQIFATNANGCLTFRFTSNNNTTGNGWQATVSCSPPGPKIVVEDVYVDEDSGSAIFTVTHVRDRHGYSWFFGFVETPFTVEYMVSDGTANNGSDYISVNGTLTFTGEVGNVQTFSVPIVDDGVPELVEFFTVGFSDATAQYATVDYSDTANGYINSQILANDPLTLFQEFDGYYDYSTTGGSLRTNDNNTDACSITTSSSNTLIAPIPNTGTIKKAYLYWAHSSTVVDGSVTFEGQTVNANFQYQTTLTNRNFYGYVSDVTDIVAGVADPSTNVFDFSGLSVDNSNTYCSSATVLGGWTLFVFYEDPNLPAVNINLYQGFDGLSNDGNSFTLDSFYAIAGAGAKASFLSWEGDSTLDGNSSGTTNPNGERLSITNQANQDFTLSGDGGQTGNNAYNSTMYDNTTTPDYNVNTTYGVDLDTYDISTYISPGDSQVTANVDVGQDFLISAAVVLKVPSNLIAGTVFEDVNYGGGQGRNMTDANGVGISSAIVELYESDGTFVRRTTSKVSGDYSFGGMADGDYYVKLVNSTVRSNRDSGINCTTCVPVQTFRTYGEVSNIIEVLNEIGGADPTAFSDSALGVFDDSQSLSLVSIASSGVANIDFGYNFNTIVNTNVFGQGSLEQFILNSNTLGEAGLDIESNSIFDPAAGEDVSIFMIPPTGDSFGRTADVNFTNGYFDIEISKNDPLSVITGSTTIIDGRTQTAYSGDTNTGVVGSGGDTVGISNAILPTYERPEIQVHREDGDVFINEGDNVIIRNLAIFSDKSSAIVVEDGSIEITQNLIGVNALGNNSGDIDVGVENKDGQINVNGNYLATILESAVLIDGGSSSLIQNNHFENNGSSPCDDAILLEDGSGVVIQQNLIEASASTAIDVEDKVTGVVITENSLTTSGQDGGDCQGNPQQMAIKIESDDSSISNNIIYQNGGAGIAIVDGTSNLISQNSIYANGTAVDALGIDLNDDGVTINDSGDSDNGPNGLLNFPIITGAYVSGTNLIVEGWSRPGATIELFATDINEGTATIGDNTLGLTYDYGEGQRYLNTMVEGSASDLESNSTTYTDEDNNTDNTNKFKFSIPLPSGISLGKTITTTATLANSTSEFSPLSTVKGYTVITNRRITYRVKPN; translated from the coding sequence ATGCTCTTAAACCCTACTAAGTTTCTTTTTGTATTAATTGCGCTGCTGTTCTCATTTCAGCTGGTTGCACAGGAAACCTATTTGGATACTTTTACAAGCACTTTTTACGGAAGTAATGAAGGAACTCAAAATTTTAGTTCTGATTGGATAGAGCAAAATGATGACGGTAATGCCTGGGGTGGTCGTATACAAATTACTGGTGGTCAGTTACGTTTTAGAAATATGGATAGTAGTTATATCTATAGGTTTGTGCCTTTAGCAGGGGCTTCATCCGCTACCTTAACTTTAGATTATGATGCCAATTCTGCAGGAGGTGAGGCAATAGACGTGTATATATATAATGCAGATACTAATCAATGGGGTTTTGTTCAAAGAATTAATGGTGGAACAGGTTCGTTAACCTATAATTTAACGGCTGCCGAAATCGCTTCTAATCCTGCTATCATATTCTATCGTGGTGATACAAATTGGCAAAACAATGATACCATATTTATTGATAATGTTCAATTTTCTGCAACATTTGGTTCAGAAGTACTTGTTGATGACGTTACTGTAAATGAAAATGCTGGTACTGCAACCTTCACCGTAAGACATGGTGGTAGTGCTGCTAGCGGACCTTACAGTGTTAATTATACAACAACTAATATATCTGCAACCGCCGGTCAAGATTATACGGCATCAAGCGGCACCTTAAATTTTGATGGAACCATTTGGGATACGGAAACTATAACTATTTTTATAACCGATGACACCATATTTGAAGGCGATGAAACCTTTAGTTTTTCTTTCACTTCAACCTCAGATCCCAATGTAGATATTACAGATACGGCCATTGGTACAATTTTAGCTAATGATGCCTTAATTATTAACGATGGGGGCTCTGCAACTACTTGTGATGACATATTTTTAGATTCTGGTGGTATAAGTAATTATTCCGATAATGAAGATTTGGTGTATACCATCTGTCCTGATACTGCGGACAATTATACCCAGGTAAATTTTGACCAGTTTGATGTTATATCAGGTGATATTCTTTATGTGTATGATGGTAATAATACCGGAGCCACTTTAATAGGGCAATATGATAATGATAATGTACCAACACAAATTTTTGCAACCAATGCTAATGGATGTTTAACATTTAGGTTTACGTCTAACAACAACACTACTGGTAACGGTTGGCAAGCAACTGTTAGTTGTTCTCCTCCAGGACCAAAGATTGTGGTAGAAGATGTATACGTAGATGAAGACTCTGGTAGTGCTATTTTTACCGTGACCCATGTGCGTGACCGTCATGGCTATAGTTGGTTTTTTGGCTTTGTTGAAACTCCGTTTACCGTAGAGTATATGGTAAGTGATGGTACTGCAAATAATGGTAGTGATTATATTTCCGTAAACGGTACACTTACATTTACAGGAGAAGTGGGTAATGTTCAAACCTTTTCAGTACCTATCGTAGATGATGGAGTACCAGAGTTAGTAGAATTTTTTACTGTTGGATTTTCTGATGCAACAGCCCAATACGCCACTGTAGATTATAGTGACACTGCCAATGGTTATATAAATTCTCAAATTTTAGCCAATGATCCATTAACACTATTTCAAGAGTTTGATGGGTATTATGATTATTCTACAACAGGAGGTTCATTAAGAACAAATGATAACAATACGGATGCTTGTTCTATAACAACATCATCATCAAATACATTGATTGCGCCTATACCAAACACAGGTACTATTAAAAAGGCATATTTGTATTGGGCTCATTCAAGTACAGTAGTTGATGGTAGTGTAACTTTTGAAGGACAAACTGTTAATGCAAATTTTCAGTATCAAACAACACTTACCAATAGAAATTTTTATGGCTATGTTAGTGATGTCACAGATATTGTAGCGGGTGTAGCAGATCCGTCTACAAATGTTTTTGATTTTTCAGGTTTATCCGTAGATAACTCAAATACCTATTGTTCATCGGCAACTGTATTAGGAGGTTGGACACTATTTGTTTTTTATGAAGATCCTAATCTTCCTGCGGTAAACATTAACCTATATCAAGGTTTTGATGGTTTAAGCAATGATGGTAATTCATTTACACTGGATAGTTTTTATGCAATTGCCGGTGCAGGAGCAAAAGCTTCATTTTTATCATGGGAAGGAGATTCAACTTTAGATGGTAATAGCTCTGGTACTACTAATCCTAACGGGGAACGATTATCGATAACGAATCAGGCAAATCAAGATTTTACTTTATCCGGAGATGGTGGTCAAACAGGGAATAATGCATACAATTCTACCATGTATGATAATACTACAACACCAGATTATAATGTAAATACAACATATGGCGTTGATTTAGATACGTATGATATTTCTACTTATATCTCTCCTGGAGATTCTCAGGTAACTGCAAATGTAGATGTTGGTCAAGATTTCCTGATATCTGCGGCAGTGGTATTGAAGGTACCTTCTAATCTTATTGCGGGTACCGTTTTTGAAGATGTTAATTATGGTGGTGGTCAAGGTAGAAATATGACCGATGCCAATGGTGTGGGTATATCTAGCGCTATTGTAGAATTATACGAAAGCGATGGGACTTTTGTACGAAGAACAACTTCAAAAGTTAGTGGAGATTACAGTTTTGGAGGTATGGCAGATGGAGATTACTATGTAAAATTGGTAAACTCTACAGTAAGATCAAATAGGGATAGTGGTATTAACTGCACAACCTGTGTTCCTGTACAGACTTTTAGAACGTATGGCGAAGTTTCAAATATTATAGAGGTTTTAAATGAAATAGGTGGTGCAGACCCCACGGCTTTTAGTGATTCGGCATTAGGCGTATTTGATGATTCCCAAAGTTTATCTTTAGTTAGTATAGCCAGTAGTGGTGTTGCAAATATTGATTTTGGATATAATTTTAATACAATCGTAAACACGAATGTATTTGGTCAAGGTTCATTAGAACAATTTATTTTAAATAGTAATACATTAGGAGAAGCAGGTCTGGATATAGAATCTAATTCAATCTTTGACCCGGCCGCAGGAGAAGATGTCTCAATTTTCATGATACCACCCACAGGTGATTCTTTTGGCAGAACCGCAGATGTTAATTTCACAAATGGTTACTTTGATATTGAAATTTCTAAAAATGATCCTCTATCGGTAATAACAGGTAGTACTACCATTATAGATGGTAGAACGCAAACAGCATATTCTGGTGATACAAATACAGGTGTAGTGGGTTCAGGTGGTGATACGGTAGGTATTTCCAATGCTATATTACCAACATATGAAAGACCGGAAATTCAAGTTCATCGAGAAGATGGCGACGTTTTCATTAATGAGGGTGATAATGTGATCATAAGAAATTTAGCGATTTTTTCAGATAAGTCTTCAGCCATAGTTGTAGAAGATGGTTCAATAGAAATTACCCAGAATTTAATTGGCGTGAATGCATTAGGTAATAATTCGGGAGATATAGATGTTGGTGTAGAAAATAAAGATGGGCAAATTAATGTAAATGGAAATTATCTTGCAACAATTTTAGAATCAGCAGTATTAATAGATGGTGGTAGTTCAAGTTTAATTCAAAATAACCATTTTGAAAATAATGGTAGTTCACCATGTGATGACGCTATTTTACTGGAAGATGGTTCAGGTGTAGTTATTCAACAAAATCTAATAGAAGCATCAGCTTCCACTGCAATTGATGTAGAAGATAAAGTAACCGGTGTTGTAATAACAGAAAATTCCTTAACAACTTCAGGGCAAGATGGAGGTGATTGTCAAGGAAATCCACAACAAATGGCAATTAAGATAGAAAGTGATGATTCATCTATTTCTAATAATATTATTTATCAAAATGGTGGCGCAGGTATTGCAATTGTTGACGGTACATCAAATTTAATAAGTCAAAACTCCATTTACGCAAATGGTACGGCTGTTGATGCTTTGGGTATTGATTTAAATGATGATGGTGTAACAATCAATGATTCAGGAGATAGTGACAATGGTCCAAATGGCTTGTTGAACTTCCCCATAATTACTGGGGCGTATGTTTCAGGAACAAACTTGATAGTAGAAGGATGGTCAAGACCAGGAGCAACTATAGAGCTGTTTGCTACAGATATTAATGAAGGTACGGCAACTATTGGAGATAATACACTAGGATTGACATATGACTACGGAGAGGGGCAACGCTACCTTAATACTATGGTAGAAGGCTCTGCTTCAGATTTGGAATCAAACAGTACTACCTATACGGACGAAGACAATAACACAGACAATACTAATAAGTTTAAATTTAGTATTCCATTGCCTTCCGGTATATCGTTAGGAAAAACGATAACTACAACGGCAACTTTAGCCAACTCAACATCTGAATTTTCCCCATTAAGTACGGTCAAAGGCTATACCGTAATTACTAATAGAAGAATTACATATAGAGTAAAACCTAACTAG